In Haliaeetus albicilla chromosome 12, bHalAlb1.1, whole genome shotgun sequence, a genomic segment contains:
- the TM2D3 gene encoding TM2 domain-containing protein 3 isoform X2: MAALAGLRALRRLCGFALFLSQLYVLSGRGSLMTTKHSQPQSTLAKSLTSTSTNTPYFKAAESTEIPSYVTKCPSNGLCSRLPPDCMTCNTNYSCIYGKPATFDCKVKPHVHCVDQNNQEQENFTINMTCQFCWQLATTDYVCTNSTNCMTVSCPRQRYNATCTVRDHIHCLGNRVFPKMLYCNWTGGYKWSTALALSITLGGFGADRFYLGQWREGLGKLFSFGGLGIWTLIDVLLIGVGYVGPADGSLYI; this comes from the exons ATGGCGGCGCTGGCGGGACTGCGCGCCCTGCGGAGGCTCTGCGGCTTCGCGCTCTTCCTCTCACAGCTCTACGTCCTCTCCGGCCGCG GATCTTTGATGACCACAAAGCATTCACAGCCACAATCTACACTGGCAAAAAGTCTAACTTCAACAAGTACAAATACTCcttattttaaagcagcag AAAGTACAGAAATTCCATCTTACGTGACTAAATGTCCTAGCAACGGGCTTTGCAGTAGATTGCCACCAGACTGCATGACGTGTAACACAAACTATTCCTGTATATATGGGAAGCCAGCCACTTTTGATTGCAAAGTCAAGCCACATGTTCATTGTGTT GATCAGAATAACCAGGAGCAGGAGAACTTTACAATTAACATGACATGCCAGTTTTGCTGGCAGCTTGCAACAACGGATTATGTGTGTACCAATTCTACAAACTGCATGACAGTTTCTTGTCCGCGACAACGATATAATGCCACGTGTACAGTACGGGATCATATTCATTGTCTAG GTAATCGTGTCTTTCCTAAGATGCTCTATTGCAACTGGACTGGAGGTTATAAGTGGTCTACTGCCTTGGCGCTAAG CATCACTCTTGGTGGATTTGGTGCCGATCGTTTCTATTTGGGCCAGTGGCGGGAAGGTCTGGGAAAACTCTTCAGCTTTGGTGGACTTGGAATATGGACACTAATTGATGTGCTGCTAATAGGTGTTGGCTATGTGGGACCTGCAGATGGTTCTCTTTATATTTAA
- the TM2D3 gene encoding TM2 domain-containing protein 3 isoform X1 yields MAALAGLRALRRLCGFALFLSQLYVLSGRAGSLMTTKHSQPQSTLAKSLTSTSTNTPYFKAAESTEIPSYVTKCPSNGLCSRLPPDCMTCNTNYSCIYGKPATFDCKVKPHVHCVDQNNQEQENFTINMTCQFCWQLATTDYVCTNSTNCMTVSCPRQRYNATCTVRDHIHCLGNRVFPKMLYCNWTGGYKWSTALALSITLGGFGADRFYLGQWREGLGKLFSFGGLGIWTLIDVLLIGVGYVGPADGSLYI; encoded by the exons ATGGCGGCGCTGGCGGGACTGCGCGCCCTGCGGAGGCTCTGCGGCTTCGCGCTCTTCCTCTCACAGCTCTACGTCCTCTCCGGCCGCG caGGATCTTTGATGACCACAAAGCATTCACAGCCACAATCTACACTGGCAAAAAGTCTAACTTCAACAAGTACAAATACTCcttattttaaagcagcag AAAGTACAGAAATTCCATCTTACGTGACTAAATGTCCTAGCAACGGGCTTTGCAGTAGATTGCCACCAGACTGCATGACGTGTAACACAAACTATTCCTGTATATATGGGAAGCCAGCCACTTTTGATTGCAAAGTCAAGCCACATGTTCATTGTGTT GATCAGAATAACCAGGAGCAGGAGAACTTTACAATTAACATGACATGCCAGTTTTGCTGGCAGCTTGCAACAACGGATTATGTGTGTACCAATTCTACAAACTGCATGACAGTTTCTTGTCCGCGACAACGATATAATGCCACGTGTACAGTACGGGATCATATTCATTGTCTAG GTAATCGTGTCTTTCCTAAGATGCTCTATTGCAACTGGACTGGAGGTTATAAGTGGTCTACTGCCTTGGCGCTAAG CATCACTCTTGGTGGATTTGGTGCCGATCGTTTCTATTTGGGCCAGTGGCGGGAAGGTCTGGGAAAACTCTTCAGCTTTGGTGGACTTGGAATATGGACACTAATTGATGTGCTGCTAATAGGTGTTGGCTATGTGGGACCTGCAGATGGTTCTCTTTATATTTAA
- the MAPDA gene encoding adenosine deaminase-like protein has translation MAAEPEPALSFYRRLPKVELHAHLNGCISSATMKKLMAQKPYLQIQNGMTMIDKGKKRTLDECFQMFQIIYQITTRTEDILLITKDVIKEFADDGVKYLELRSTPREEKSTGMTKRMYVETVLEGIKQCKEEGLEIDVRLLIAINRRGGPAVAKQTVKLAEEFLLSTDGVVVGLDLSGDPTAGHGQDFLEPLLEAKKAGLRLALHLSEIPNQEEETKILLGLPPDRIGHGTFLNSATAGSEELVPLVRQNHIPIELCMTSNIKTQTVPSCDKHHFGYWYNMGHPTVLCTDDKGVFATDLSQEYELVAKTFNLTRSQMWDLSYESINYIFASSVVKSKLREQWCKLKPTLFC, from the exons ATGGCGGCGGAGCCGGAGCCGGCGCTGAGCTTCTACCGGCGGCTGCCCAAAGTG gaaCTTCATGCTCATTTGAACGGCTGTATCAGTTCTGCCACTATGAAGAAACTTATGGCCCAGAAGCCATACCTTCAGATCCAGAACGGCATGACCATGATtgacaaaggaaagaaaagaacctTAGATGA atgttttcagatgtttcagATCATCTATCAGATTACCACTAGGACTGAAGATATTTTACTG ATAACTAAAGATGTTATTAAAGAATTTGCTGATGATGGTGTCAAGTATCTGGAATTGAGGAGCACTCCTAGAGAAGAAAAGTCCACAG GTATGACCAAAAGGATGTATGTTGAAACTGTACTTGAGGGTATAAAGCAGTGTAAAGAAGAAGGCTTGGAGATAGATGTAAG ACTGTTAATAGCAATAAATAGACGAGGTGGCCCGGCAGTTGCAAAGCAGACTGTTAAACTTGCTGAAGAGTTCCTTCTCTCCACTGATGGGGTTGTAGTAGGACTTGACCTCAGTGGTGATCCCACC GCAGGACATGGTCAAGATTTTTTGGAACCGCTCTTGGAAGCAAAAAAAGCAGGTCTAAGGCTGGCACTGCATCTTTCAGAg ATTCCAAATCAAGAAGAGGAGACTAAAATTCTCCTGGGCCTGCCTCCTGACAGAATTGGACATGGAACATTTCTCAACTCTGCAACAGCAGGTTCAGAAGAGTTAGTGCCACTTGTTCGACAGAATCATATACCTATCg aaCTTTGCATGACATCAAACATCAAAACTCAGACAGTGCCTTCCTGTGACAAACACCATTTTGGATACTGGTACAACATGGGCCACCCTACAGTGCTTTGT ACAGATGATAAAGGCGTCTTTGCAACAGATCTATCACAAGAATACGAGCTGGTTGCAAAAACATTTAATCTGACTCGATCACAGATGTGGGATCTTTCCTATGAATCAATCAACTATATCTTTGCTTCAAGTGTAGTAAAATCAAAGCTAAGGGAACAGTGGTGTAAACTGAAGCCAACTCTATTTTGTTAA
- the LARP6 gene encoding la-related protein 6 isoform X3 has product MGYVSVKLLTSFKKVKHLTRDWRTTAYALKYSDTLELNDDNRKVRRNTPVPVFPSENLPTRMLLVYDIHMISELQALNKQQENGCMQERIMEHLLKTFVTFGVISSVRILKPGRDLPPDIRRVSNRYTQLATQECAIIEFEEVDAAVRAHDFMCAEKKETSMKVVLIGMKPPKKKVPKDKNQDDDTSKSLKKARSLNKRVEELQFVGDESSANSSSDPESNPTSPLSGRKSTATNTKSNLSPIIHSNNHLSPNVSPRSSPWNSPSSLRKVTRKSPLAEDSKLNPSSSPEIPQKCTDYSSDSSITPCGSPWVQRRKSQTVTQEKSPGSSPMLARKIQNADGLPVGVLRLPKGPDGTKGFHNGCERRKAMKNESIIL; this is encoded by the exons ATGGGCTATGTCAGTGTTAAACTCCTTACTTCTTTTAAGAAG GTGAAACACCTTACCCGTGACTGGAGGACCACAGCCTATGCACTGAAGTACTCAGACACTCTTGAGCTCAATGACGATAACAGAAAGGTTAGAAGAAATACTCCAGTTCCAGTGTTTCCAAGTGAAAACCTCCCTACCAGGATGTTACTGGTGTATGATATCCACATGATTTCTGAGCTGCAGGCTCTTAacaaacaacaagaaaatgGATGCATGCAAGAAAGGATAATGGAGCATCTCCTCAAAACCTTTGTAACTTTTGGTGTAATTTCATCAGTTCGTATTCTCAAGCCTGGTAGGGATCTACCACCTGATATCAGGAGGGTCAGCAATCGGTACACCCAACTGGCAACTCAGGAATGTGCTATTATAGAATTTGAAGAAGTAGATGCTGCCGTGCGTGCTCATGACTTCATGTgtgctgaaaagaaagagacCAGCATGAAAGTTGTCCTAATAGGCATGAAACctccaaagaaaaaagttccCAAAGACAAGAACCAAGATGACGATACCAGCAAGAGTCTTAAGAAGGCTAGATCCCTTAATAAGAGAGTTGAGGAACTTCAGTTTGTTGGTGACGAATCGTCAGCAAATAGCTCTTCTGACCCAGAGAGTAATCCTACATCACCGTTGTCAGGACGCAAAAGTACTGCAACAAATACTAAGAGTAATTTGAGCCCCATCATCCACTCAAACAACCATTTGAGTCCTAATGTGTCACCCAGATCAAGTCCTTGGAATAGTCCATCTTCACTGAGAAAAGTAACCAGAAAGTCTCCGCTGGCTGAAGACAGCAAGCTTAACCCAAGCAGTAGCCCTGAAATTCCACAGAAATGTACAGATTATTCCTCAGATAGCAGTATCACTCCTTGTGGTAGCCCCTGggtacagagaagaaaatctcaAACCGTAACACAAGAGAAGAGTCCCGGCAGTAGCCCCATGTTGGCTcggaaaatacaaaatgcagatGGTCTACCTGTAGGGGTGCTGCGGCTGCCTAAAGGTCCTGATGGCACTAAAGGATTCCACAATGGATGTGAAAGAAGGAAGGCTATGAAGAATGAATCAatcattctttaa
- the LARP6 gene encoding la-related protein 6 isoform X1 — protein sequence MAQRQPDAPGGSEAAEPGAGAGGPVQIRVAVQAAAEEAQEEEAEEEGGGAPCPAARGGGSCSEEDSGRCGRSSGGENDDDSDQNWKPPENDLIQKLIAQIEYYFSDENLEKDAFLLKHVRRNKMGYVSVKLLTSFKKVKHLTRDWRTTAYALKYSDTLELNDDNRKVRRNTPVPVFPSENLPTRMLLVYDIHMISELQALNKQQENGCMQERIMEHLLKTFVTFGVISSVRILKPGRDLPPDIRRVSNRYTQLATQECAIIEFEEVDAAVRAHDFMCAEKKETSMKVVLIGMKPPKKKVPKDKNQDDDTSKSLKKARSLNKRVEELQFVGDESSANSSSDPESNPTSPLSGRKSTATNTKSNLSPIIHSNNHLSPNVSPRSSPWNSPSSLRKVTRKSPLAEDSKLNPSSSPEIPQKCTDYSSDSSITPCGSPWVQRRKSQTVTQEKSPGSSPMLARKIQNADGLPVGVLRLPKGPDGTKGFHNGCERRKAMKNESIIL from the exons ATGGCCCAGCGGCAGCCGGACGCCCCGGGGGGCTCCGAGGCGGCggagcctggggctggggccggcGGCCCCGTGCAGATCCGAGTGGCCGTGCAGGCGGCCGCGGAGGAGgcacaggaggaggaggcggaggaggagggcggcggCGCGCCGTgcccggcggcgcggggcggcggcagcTGCAGCGAGGAGGACTCGGGGCGGTGCGGGCGCTCCAG TGGTGGGGAAAATGATGATGACTCTGACCAGAACTGGAAACCACCAGAAAATGACCTGATCCAGAAGTTAATAGCACAGATTGAATATTACTTCTCAGATGAGAACCTTGAGAAAGATGCCTTCCTTCTAAAGCATGTGAGAAGAAATAAGATGGGCTATGTCAGTGTTAAACTCCTTACTTCTTTTAAGAAG GTGAAACACCTTACCCGTGACTGGAGGACCACAGCCTATGCACTGAAGTACTCAGACACTCTTGAGCTCAATGACGATAACAGAAAGGTTAGAAGAAATACTCCAGTTCCAGTGTTTCCAAGTGAAAACCTCCCTACCAGGATGTTACTGGTGTATGATATCCACATGATTTCTGAGCTGCAGGCTCTTAacaaacaacaagaaaatgGATGCATGCAAGAAAGGATAATGGAGCATCTCCTCAAAACCTTTGTAACTTTTGGTGTAATTTCATCAGTTCGTATTCTCAAGCCTGGTAGGGATCTACCACCTGATATCAGGAGGGTCAGCAATCGGTACACCCAACTGGCAACTCAGGAATGTGCTATTATAGAATTTGAAGAAGTAGATGCTGCCGTGCGTGCTCATGACTTCATGTgtgctgaaaagaaagagacCAGCATGAAAGTTGTCCTAATAGGCATGAAACctccaaagaaaaaagttccCAAAGACAAGAACCAAGATGACGATACCAGCAAGAGTCTTAAGAAGGCTAGATCCCTTAATAAGAGAGTTGAGGAACTTCAGTTTGTTGGTGACGAATCGTCAGCAAATAGCTCTTCTGACCCAGAGAGTAATCCTACATCACCGTTGTCAGGACGCAAAAGTACTGCAACAAATACTAAGAGTAATTTGAGCCCCATCATCCACTCAAACAACCATTTGAGTCCTAATGTGTCACCCAGATCAAGTCCTTGGAATAGTCCATCTTCACTGAGAAAAGTAACCAGAAAGTCTCCGCTGGCTGAAGACAGCAAGCTTAACCCAAGCAGTAGCCCTGAAATTCCACAGAAATGTACAGATTATTCCTCAGATAGCAGTATCACTCCTTGTGGTAGCCCCTGggtacagagaagaaaatctcaAACCGTAACACAAGAGAAGAGTCCCGGCAGTAGCCCCATGTTGGCTcggaaaatacaaaatgcagatGGTCTACCTGTAGGGGTGCTGCGGCTGCCTAAAGGTCCTGATGGCACTAAAGGATTCCACAATGGATGTGAAAGAAGGAAGGCTATGAAGAATGAATCAatcattctttaa
- the LARP6 gene encoding la-related protein 6 isoform X2, whose translation MARVIPVQCLRINGGENDDDSDQNWKPPENDLIQKLIAQIEYYFSDENLEKDAFLLKHVRRNKMGYVSVKLLTSFKKVKHLTRDWRTTAYALKYSDTLELNDDNRKVRRNTPVPVFPSENLPTRMLLVYDIHMISELQALNKQQENGCMQERIMEHLLKTFVTFGVISSVRILKPGRDLPPDIRRVSNRYTQLATQECAIIEFEEVDAAVRAHDFMCAEKKETSMKVVLIGMKPPKKKVPKDKNQDDDTSKSLKKARSLNKRVEELQFVGDESSANSSSDPESNPTSPLSGRKSTATNTKSNLSPIIHSNNHLSPNVSPRSSPWNSPSSLRKVTRKSPLAEDSKLNPSSSPEIPQKCTDYSSDSSITPCGSPWVQRRKSQTVTQEKSPGSSPMLARKIQNADGLPVGVLRLPKGPDGTKGFHNGCERRKAMKNESIIL comes from the exons ATGGCTAGGGTGATACCTGTTCAGTGCCTACGTATAAA TGGTGGGGAAAATGATGATGACTCTGACCAGAACTGGAAACCACCAGAAAATGACCTGATCCAGAAGTTAATAGCACAGATTGAATATTACTTCTCAGATGAGAACCTTGAGAAAGATGCCTTCCTTCTAAAGCATGTGAGAAGAAATAAGATGGGCTATGTCAGTGTTAAACTCCTTACTTCTTTTAAGAAG GTGAAACACCTTACCCGTGACTGGAGGACCACAGCCTATGCACTGAAGTACTCAGACACTCTTGAGCTCAATGACGATAACAGAAAGGTTAGAAGAAATACTCCAGTTCCAGTGTTTCCAAGTGAAAACCTCCCTACCAGGATGTTACTGGTGTATGATATCCACATGATTTCTGAGCTGCAGGCTCTTAacaaacaacaagaaaatgGATGCATGCAAGAAAGGATAATGGAGCATCTCCTCAAAACCTTTGTAACTTTTGGTGTAATTTCATCAGTTCGTATTCTCAAGCCTGGTAGGGATCTACCACCTGATATCAGGAGGGTCAGCAATCGGTACACCCAACTGGCAACTCAGGAATGTGCTATTATAGAATTTGAAGAAGTAGATGCTGCCGTGCGTGCTCATGACTTCATGTgtgctgaaaagaaagagacCAGCATGAAAGTTGTCCTAATAGGCATGAAACctccaaagaaaaaagttccCAAAGACAAGAACCAAGATGACGATACCAGCAAGAGTCTTAAGAAGGCTAGATCCCTTAATAAGAGAGTTGAGGAACTTCAGTTTGTTGGTGACGAATCGTCAGCAAATAGCTCTTCTGACCCAGAGAGTAATCCTACATCACCGTTGTCAGGACGCAAAAGTACTGCAACAAATACTAAGAGTAATTTGAGCCCCATCATCCACTCAAACAACCATTTGAGTCCTAATGTGTCACCCAGATCAAGTCCTTGGAATAGTCCATCTTCACTGAGAAAAGTAACCAGAAAGTCTCCGCTGGCTGAAGACAGCAAGCTTAACCCAAGCAGTAGCCCTGAAATTCCACAGAAATGTACAGATTATTCCTCAGATAGCAGTATCACTCCTTGTGGTAGCCCCTGggtacagagaagaaaatctcaAACCGTAACACAAGAGAAGAGTCCCGGCAGTAGCCCCATGTTGGCTcggaaaatacaaaatgcagatGGTCTACCTGTAGGGGTGCTGCGGCTGCCTAAAGGTCCTGATGGCACTAAAGGATTCCACAATGGATGTGAAAGAAGGAAGGCTATGAAGAATGAATCAatcattctttaa